A single window of Balaenoptera ricei isolate mBalRic1 chromosome 15, mBalRic1.hap2, whole genome shotgun sequence DNA harbors:
- the TTPAL gene encoding alpha-tocopherol transfer protein-like isoform X2 — translation MSEESDSLRTSPSAASLSESELPPPPAPAGYVCSLTEDLVAKAREELQEKPEWRLRDVQALRDMVRKECPNLSTSLEDAFLLRFLRARKFDYDRALQLLINYHSCRRSWPEVFNNLRPSALKEVLASGFLTVLPHTDPRGCHILCLRPDRWIPSNYPITENIRAIYLTLEKLIQSEETQVNGIVILADYKGVSLSKASHFGPFIAKKVIGILQFFLHGSDLNSLHSNLPRNILPKEYGGTAGELDITAWNAALLASEEDFVREFCQPGPPCDSILGQALPPEGLSSEAPCDDSMWAVKSQLYSCY, via the exons ATGTCAGAAGAAAGTGACTCTCTGAGAACCAGCCCTTCCGCGGCCTCACTTTCGGAAAGTGAGCTGCCGCCGCCCCCCGCACCCGCCGGCTATGTGTGCTCGCTGACCGAGGACCTGGTGGCCAAAGCCAGGGAGGAGCTGCAGGAGAAGCCAGAATGGAGGCTCCGCGATGTCCAGGCCCTCCGAGACATGGTGCGCAAGGAGTGCCCGAACCTGAGCACCTCCCTCGAGGACGCCTTCCTGCTGCGCTTCCTTCGAGCCCGCAAGTTTGACTACGACCGGGCCCTCCAGCTCCTGATCAACTACCACAGCTGCCGGAGAAGCTGGCCCGAAGTCTTCAACAACCTGCGGCCCTCGGCCTTGAAAGAGGTCCTGGCTTCCGGATTCCTCACTGTACTGCCCCACACCGACCCCAGGGGCTGCCACATCCTCTGCCTCCGTCCAG ACAGATGGATCCCGAGCAACTATCCAATTACCGAAAACATCCGAGCCATATACCTGACATTAGAAAAACTCATTCAGTCTGAAGAAACCCAGGTGAATGGAATTGTAATTCTTGCAGACTACAAAGGAGTGAGCTTATCAAAGGCATCTCATTTTGGCCCTTTTATAGCCAAAAAGGTGATTGGCATCCTTCAG TTTTTCCTTCATGGGTCTGACCTGAACTCTCTCCATTCaaaccttccaagaaacatcctcCCCAAGGAGTACGGGGGCACAGCCGGGGAGCTGGACATCACCGCGTGGAACGCGGCGCTGCTGGCCTCGGAGGAGGACTTTGTGAGGGAGTTCTGCCAACCTGGCCCTCCCTGTGACAGCATCCTGGGCCAGGCCTTGCCGCCCGAGGGGCTGAGCTCGGAGGCGCCGTGTGATGACTCCATGTGGGCTGTGAAATCACAGCTGTACTCCTGCTACTAG
- the TTPAL gene encoding alpha-tocopherol transfer protein-like isoform X1 encodes MSEESDSLRTSPSAASLSESELPPPPAPAGYVCSLTEDLVAKAREELQEKPEWRLRDVQALRDMVRKECPNLSTSLEDAFLLRFLRARKFDYDRALQLLINYHSCRRSWPEVFNNLRPSALKEVLASGFLTVLPHTDPRGCHILCLRPDRWIPSNYPITENIRAIYLTLEKLIQSEETQVNGIVILADYKGVSLSKASHFGPFIAKKVIGILQDGFPIRIKAVHVVNEPRIFKGIFAIIKPFLKEKIANRFFLHGSDLNSLHSNLPRNILPKEYGGTAGELDITAWNAALLASEEDFVREFCQPGPPCDSILGQALPPEGLSSEAPCDDSMWAVKSQLYSCY; translated from the exons ATGTCAGAAGAAAGTGACTCTCTGAGAACCAGCCCTTCCGCGGCCTCACTTTCGGAAAGTGAGCTGCCGCCGCCCCCCGCACCCGCCGGCTATGTGTGCTCGCTGACCGAGGACCTGGTGGCCAAAGCCAGGGAGGAGCTGCAGGAGAAGCCAGAATGGAGGCTCCGCGATGTCCAGGCCCTCCGAGACATGGTGCGCAAGGAGTGCCCGAACCTGAGCACCTCCCTCGAGGACGCCTTCCTGCTGCGCTTCCTTCGAGCCCGCAAGTTTGACTACGACCGGGCCCTCCAGCTCCTGATCAACTACCACAGCTGCCGGAGAAGCTGGCCCGAAGTCTTCAACAACCTGCGGCCCTCGGCCTTGAAAGAGGTCCTGGCTTCCGGATTCCTCACTGTACTGCCCCACACCGACCCCAGGGGCTGCCACATCCTCTGCCTCCGTCCAG ACAGATGGATCCCGAGCAACTATCCAATTACCGAAAACATCCGAGCCATATACCTGACATTAGAAAAACTCATTCAGTCTGAAGAAACCCAGGTGAATGGAATTGTAATTCTTGCAGACTACAAAGGAGTGAGCTTATCAAAGGCATCTCATTTTGGCCCTTTTATAGCCAAAAAGGTGATTGGCATCCTTCAG gACGGTTTCCCCATTCGGATAAAAGCAGTCCATGTAGTGAATGAACCTCGAATATTTAAAGGCATTTTTGCCATCATAAAACCGTTTCTGAAGGAGAAAATAGCAAACAGA TTTTTCCTTCATGGGTCTGACCTGAACTCTCTCCATTCaaaccttccaagaaacatcctcCCCAAGGAGTACGGGGGCACAGCCGGGGAGCTGGACATCACCGCGTGGAACGCGGCGCTGCTGGCCTCGGAGGAGGACTTTGTGAGGGAGTTCTGCCAACCTGGCCCTCCCTGTGACAGCATCCTGGGCCAGGCCTTGCCGCCCGAGGGGCTGAGCTCGGAGGCGCCGTGTGATGACTCCATGTGGGCTGTGAAATCACAGCTGTACTCCTGCTACTAG
- the LOC132348857 gene encoding LOW QUALITY PROTEIN: mitogen-activated protein kinase 6-like (The sequence of the model RefSeq protein was modified relative to this genomic sequence to represent the inferred CDS: inserted 2 bases in 1 codon; deleted 2 bases in 1 codon; substituted 1 base at 1 genomic stop codon) — MAEKFESLMNIHGFDLGSRYMDLKPLGCGGNGLVFSAVDNDCDKRVAIKKIVLTDPQSVKHALREIKIIGRLDHDNIVKVFEILGPSGSQLTDDVGXLTELNSVYIVQEYMETDLANVLEQGPLLEERARLFMYQLLRGLKYIHSANVLHRDLKPDNLFINTEDLVLKIGIGDFGLARIMDPHYSHKGHLSEGLVTKWYRSPGLLLSPNNYTKAIDMWAAGCIFAEILTGKTLFAGAHELEQMQLILESIPVVHEEGRQELLSVIPVYIRNDMTEPHKPLTQLLPGISREALDFLGQTLTFSPMDRLTAEEALSHPYMSIYSFPMDMPISSHPFHIEDEVDDILLMDETHSHIYNWERYHDCQFSDHDWPIHNNFDIDEVQLDPRALCHVTDEEEVQVDPXKYLDGDREKYLKDPAFDTSYSTEPCWQYSDHHENKYCDLECSHTCNYKTRSSSYLDNLDWRESEVNHYCEPKLIIDLSNWKEQSKEKSEKKGKSKCERNGLVKAQIALEEVSQQLAEKEREKNQGFDFDSFIAGTIQLSSQHEPTDVVDKLNDLNSSVSQRELKSLISKSVSREKQEKVMANLAQLEALYQSSWDSQIVGGGEVCFLINQFCCEVRKDKQIEKENTYTSYLDKFFSRKGDTEMLETEPVEDGKLGERGNEEGFLNNSGEFLFNKQLESIGIPQFHSPVGSPLKSIQATLTPSAMKSSPQIPHKTYSSILKHLN, encoded by the exons ATGGCAGAGAAATTTGAAAGTCTCATGAACATTCATGGTTTTGATCTGGGCTCTAGGTATATGGACTTAAAACCATTGGGTTGTGGAGGCAATGGCTTGGTTTTTTCTGCTGTAGACAATGACTGTGACAAAAGAGTAGCCATCAAGAAAATTGTCCTTACTGATCCCCAGAGTGTCAAACATGCTCTACGTGAAATCAAAATTATTGGAAGACTTGACCATGATAACATTGTGAAGGTGTTTGAAATTCTTGGTCCTAGTGGAAGCCAGTTAACAGATGATGTGGG TCTTACCGAACTGAACAGTGTTTACATTGTTCAGGAGTACATGGAGACAGACTTGGCTAATGTGCTGGAGCAGGGCCCGTTACTGGAAGAGCGTGCCAGGCTTTTCATGTATCAGCTGCTACGTGGGCTCAAATATATTCACTCAGCAAACGTACTGCACAGAGATCTCAAACCAGATAATCTTTTCATTAATACTGAAGACTTGGTGCTGAAGATAGGC ATAGGTGACTTTGGTCTTGCACGGATCATGGATCCCCATTATTCCCATAAGGGTCATCTTTCTGAAGGACTGGTTACTAAATGGTACAGATCTCCAGGTCTTTTACTTTCTCCTAATAATTATACTAAAGCCATTGACATGTGGGCTGCAGGCTGCATCTTTGCTGAAATACTGACTGGTAAAACTCTCTTTGCAGGTGCCCATGAACTTGAACAGATGCAGCTGATTTTAGAATCTATTCCTGTCGTACATGAGGAAGGTCGTCAGGAGCTGCTCAGCGTAATTCCAGTTTACATTAGAAATGACATGACTGAGCCACACAAACCTTTAACTCAGCTGCTTCCGGGAATTAGTCGAGAAGCACTGGATTTCCTGGGACAAACTTTGACATTTAGCCCCATGGATCGGTTGACAGCAGAAGAAGCGCTTTCCCATCCTTACATGAgcatttattcttttccaatgGATATGCCAATTTCAAGTCATCCTTTTCATATTGAAGATGAAGTTGATGATATTTTGCTTATGGATGAAACTCATAGTCACATTTATAACTGGGAAAGGTACCATGATTGTCAATTTTCAGACCATGATTGGCCTATACATAACAACTTTGATATTGATGAAGTTCAGCTTGACCCAAGAGCTCTGTGCCATGTCACTGATGAAGAAGAAGTACAAGTCGATCCTTGAAAATATTTGGATGGAGATCGTGAAAAGTATTTGAAGGATCCTGCTTTTGACACCAGTTACTCTACTGAGCCTTGTTGGCAATACTCAGATCATcatgaaaacaaatattgtgATCTGGAGTGTAGCCATACTTGTAACTACAAAACGAGGTCATCATCATATTTAGATAACTTAGATTGGAGAGAGAGTGAAGTTAATCATTACTGTGAACCCAAGCTTATTATAGATCTTTCCAATTGGAAagaacaaagcaaagaaaaatctgaaaagaaaggcAAGTCAAAATGTGAAAGGAATGGATTGGTTAAAGCCCAGATAGCTCTAGAGGAAGTATCACAGCAACTGgctgaaaaagaaagggaaaagaatcagGGATTTGACTTTGATTCCTTTATTGCAGGAACTATTCAACTTAGTTCACAACATGAGCCTACTGATGTTGTTGACAAATTAAATGACTTGAATAGCTCAGTGTCCCAACGAGAATTGAAAAGTTTGATATCAAAGTCAGTAAGCCGAGAAAAGCAGGAGAAAGTAATGGCCAATTTGGCTCAATTAGAAGCCTTGTACCAGTCTTCTTGGGATAGCCAGATTGTGGGTGGTGGGGAGGTCTGTTTTCTCATAAATCAGTTTTGTTGTGAGGTAAGGAAGGATAagcaaattgaaaaggaaaacactTACACCAGTTACCTGGACAAGTTCTTTAGCAGGAAAGGGGATACTGAAATGCTAGAAACTGAGCCGGTAGAGGATGGGAAGCTTGGGgagagaggaaatgaggaaggATTTCTGAACAACAGTGGTGAGTTCCTCTTTAACAAGCAGCTTGAATCCATAGGCATCCCACAGTTTCACAGTCCAGTTGGGTCACCACTTAAGTCAATACAGGCCACATTAACACCTTCTGCTATGAAATCTTCCCCTCAGATTCCTCATAAAACATACAGCAGCATTCTGAAACATCTGAACTAA